Genomic window (bacterium BMS3Abin08):
AATCCATGAAAAGGGTAGGTGAGTAATGGGTTTGGGCGGTTTCCAGGAAAATCGTTATGCTTCACCGGGATTGCTTGCCCCGGAGTCCCGACTTGATGTCGGGACGAGAATGAGACGAAAAGCCATGGTCCACCTGCCCCCAATTCGACCCACGACTCATACGGCGGATCTGGTACGGAGGGATAGTGAACGGATTGGACGTTTTACGTTATTATATAGGGACAATCCTCTTGTGATACTTGACCTTGACGGGACACGCGGCATGAGGGCGTCTCTGAAAGAGGATGGGGGCTCCTTCGGTCAGGCGGCACACAGCAGATAGTCCTTGTGATGAGGGTCGGGACAGAGACCATGGAAGCACTCAGGCTACGCAGGGATTTCATGAAAAGGAAACCCACAATAGCAGAGGAGGCCGGATGAAGGCAATCATACTTGCCGGCGGTAGCGGAACAAGGCTATGGCCGCTTTCAAGGAAGAATTACCCGAAGCAGTTCCTGAAGCTGAGGTCGGAGTATTCCCTCTTTCAGGAGACGGTCAGGCGCATCCTGAGAATTGTTCCCCGGCAGGACATCGTTATAATGACAAACAGTGAATACCGCTTCTACGTCCAGGCAGAGCTCGATGCGCTCTCCCTGCCTCCGGCCAACATAGTCCTTGAACCGGACGGACGAAACACCGCACCTGCTATTGCCCTCGCAATGAAATACTGCAGGGACAAGCTCGGGTCCGACAGTAGCGACGTCCTCTTCATCCTGCCCTCTGATCATGTCATTGAACCTGAGGATGGGTTAGCCGAATATGTAAGGGCCGCCGAAGAGGCGGCAAAGATGGGATTAATCTGCACCTTTGGTATAAAACCCTCCCGGCCCGAACCCGGGTATGGATATATAAAGATGCAGGACTCTGCAGGGCCGGAGGTCAGGTTGTCCTCCGGACTTGACTGCTTCAGGGTGGAACGTTTTATAGAAAAGCCCGACAGGGAATCAGCGGAAAGGTACATAAAGGACGGAAACTACCTGTGGAACTCCGGCATGTTTGCCTTCACCATAGAGAGGATGACCAATGAGATGCTCCTGCACTCACCCGATATCGGTGATATGCTCACGAAGGGTCTTGATGACTTCATTGCCGCCTTTGTTGATATGCCCGCCATCTCCATCGATTATGCGATCATCGAGAAGTCGGATCATGTCGTAACCATGCCCCTGGATCTGTACTGGAACGACATCGGATCCTGGGACTCGATCTATGACATCCTGGACAAGGACGACTCAGGCAATGTCAGGAAGGGAGATACCCTGACCATGGATACCAGCGGTACAATGATCCTGGGCAACAAGAGGCTGATAACCACCATCGGGATCGAGGACTGCCTGATTGTGGAAACCGATGATGCAGTCCTCATTGCCAGGAAGGGCAGCACCCAGAAGGTAGGGGATATTGTGAAGACCTTAAACAGGGAAAACAGAAAAGAGGCATATGAACACCTCAAGACCCAGCGCCCCTGGGGCAGTTATACGATCCTTGAGGAAGGACCCAGGTATAAAATCAAAAAGATTACGGTACACCCCCGGGCAAAGCTGAGCCTGCAGAAACACTACCACCGGTCGGAACACTGGGTTGTTGTTAAGGGCACCGCAAAGGTAACCATAGGGGATAAAGAGATCTTCATCCATGAAAACGAATCCGCCTATGTACCTAAATCAACCATCCATCGCCTCGAAAATCCGGGGAAACTCGCCCTTGAGATAATCGAGGTCCAGAACGGTGAGTATGTGGAAGAGGACGATATCGTAAGGATAGACGATCATTACGGAAGGTCTGATAAAAACGGTTAACCATGGTTCCGGACATAGAACCCCGATCATATGAAAAACCACGTCATCTGGCATAACGCCTACATTACAAGGGAAGACAGGAACAGGCTCAACAAACACCGGAGCGGTCTCGTCTGGTTCACAGGCCTCTCAGCAAGCGGCAAGTCCACAATAGCCCATTACGTAGAGAAGGTACTCCACAAAGAGGACATCCACACCTATGTGCTTGACGGCGACAATGTACGCCACGGGATAAACAGCAATCTCGGCTTCAGCCGTGAAGACAGGAAGGAAAACCTCCGGAGGACAGCCGAACTCTCTAAGCTCTTTGTGGATGCGGGCATTATTGTCCTCGCCTCCTTCATCTCCCCCTACCGTGCTGACAGGGCATACATAAGGGAACGCTTCAGTGGAGACAACTTCCTCGAGATATACGTCAAGTGCTCACTACGGGAATGCGAGCGTCGCGACCCCAAGGGCCAGTACAGGAAGGCCCGTGCAGGCATCATTAAAAACTACACAGGGATATCCTCACCCTATGAGGAACCCGAAACCCCCGACCTCGTTATCGATACGGAAAACTGCGACTTCGAAACATCCATAAACATGGTCATCGACCTCCTGAAGGAAAAAAACTTCCTCACCCTCCCCGCCTGAAATCGGGACCTTTCCGAACCCCGAACA
Coding sequences:
- the algA gene encoding alginate biosynthesis protein AlgA, with protein sequence MKAIILAGGSGTRLWPLSRKNYPKQFLKLRSEYSLFQETVRRILRIVPRQDIVIMTNSEYRFYVQAELDALSLPPANIVLEPDGRNTAPAIALAMKYCRDKLGSDSSDVLFILPSDHVIEPEDGLAEYVRAAEEAAKMGLICTFGIKPSRPEPGYGYIKMQDSAGPEVRLSSGLDCFRVERFIEKPDRESAERYIKDGNYLWNSGMFAFTIERMTNEMLLHSPDIGDMLTKGLDDFIAAFVDMPAISIDYAIIEKSDHVVTMPLDLYWNDIGSWDSIYDILDKDDSGNVRKGDTLTMDTSGTMILGNKRLITTIGIEDCLIVETDDAVLIARKGSTQKVGDIVKTLNRENRKEAYEHLKTQRPWGSYTILEEGPRYKIKKITVHPRAKLSLQKHYHRSEHWVVVKGTAKVTIGDKEIFIHENESAYVPKSTIHRLENPGKLALEIIEVQNGEYVEEDDIVRIDDHYGRSDKNG
- the cysC gene encoding putative adenylyl-sulfate kinase; its protein translation is MKNHVIWHNAYITREDRNRLNKHRSGLVWFTGLSASGKSTIAHYVEKVLHKEDIHTYVLDGDNVRHGINSNLGFSREDRKENLRRTAELSKLFVDAGIIVLASFISPYRADRAYIRERFSGDNFLEIYVKCSLRECERRDPKGQYRKARAGIIKNYTGISSPYEEPETPDLVIDTENCDFETSINMVIDLLKEKNFLTLPA